From the genome of Sulfurimonas paralvinellae:
ACACATGTAAAAGAAGGTTACTACAATGGTATTGCATTTCACAGAATTATCCACAACTTTATGATCCAAGGCGGCGATCCGACAGAAACAGGACGTGGCGGTGAGAGCATCTGGCACAAAGAGTTTAAAGATGAATTTGCTCCAAATCTTGTTTTTGACAAAGCAGGCATACTTGCTATGGCAAATCGTGGACCAAATACCAACGGCAGCCAATTTTTCATCACAACCGCTCCTGCACCCTGGCTCAACGGAGGCTATACCATATTTGGAAAAGTAGTGGACAATGCTTCGATGAAAACAGTGATGAAGCTCAACAATGTGGCGACAACGGGACGTTCAGGCGGCGACAGACCGTTAGAGAGACAAGAGATTATAAAAGCATATATCAAGCAATAAAAGCTTATAATTTCATCATCCTATCTATGGAGTAACAATGGAAATTGAAACGATAAGCAAGCTTGAAAAAGAAGCACTCAAAAAAAGCGGAACTGACTTTACACGGATAGGGCTTGCTCTATTTTTCATGATAGGCGTTCTTACCTATACCTTTTTAAGCAGCGGCGGCATATCTGACAATATGTTTTTAGCCGTTGCCGCTTTCATTGGTGCTTATATGGCAATGAACATCGGTGCAAATGATGTAGCCAACAATGTCGGCCCTGCTGTTGGCAGCCGTGCAATGACCATGACAATGGCAATCATCATAGCAGCTGTTTTTGAAGCTGGTGGAGCACTCATTGCCGGTGGCGAGGTCGTCAAGACAATCAAAAAAGGCATTATTGACATTGCAGCCTTTGGCGGCAATCCCGACCCTTTTATATGGGCTATGATGGCGGCCCTCCTCGCTGCTGCACTCTGGCTGAATTTCGCAACAGCCATGAAAGCACCTGTATCAACGACACACTCTATTGTCGGTGGTGTGATGGGTGCCGGAATTGCAGCTGCAGGTTTTAGCATCGTTTCCTGGTCAACAATGGCAAAAATTGTCGCTTCATGGATTATCTCACCTCTTTTAGGTGGTCTTATTGCCGCTGCTTTTCTTTTTGCCATTAAAAAAAGTATTGTTTTTAAAGAAAATAAAGTAGAAGCCGCAAAAGAGTATGTTCCTATTTTTGTTGCTTTGATGTCCTGGGCTTTTATAACTTACCTTGTAATCAAGGGTCTTAAAAAGATATGGCCGCAGATCATTGAAATTGTAAACACCATTCCTCTTATCTCTCTTGAAATAACTAAAAAACCTTCCTTTGTAACAGCGCTAATTATCGGTGCTGTTATCGGTGTAGTCATCTACTTTATTCTCAAAAGAAAATTATCATCCCATAAGGGGTTGGAGAATTCAAAAGAGTCAGTAAATACACTCTTTACCATCCCTCTCATCTTTGCAGCAGCACTTTTAAGTTTTGCTCACGGTGCCAATGATGTTGCCAATGCCATCGGTCCACTCGCTGCAATCAATGATGCTGTTGTCAATGGCGGTATCTCTTCAAAAGCAAGTATCCCGCTGTGGGTTATGGGCGTGGGTGCTTTTGGTATAGCACTTGGTCTGGCTCTCTATGGTCCAAAGCTAATCCGAACGGTTGGTTCCGAGATCACTGAACTCGATCAGATTCGTGCTTTTTCCATCGCTATGGCAGCATCTATCACTGTTATTATCGCTTCACAACTTGGTCTGCCTGTCAGTTCTACACATATCGCAATCGGTGGTGTTTTTGGAGTCGGATTCTTGCGTGAATGGCTGCAGCTAACAGAAACAACCACCACGATCGAAGAAGACAGAGAACTTATTGAAGATGAGAAGAACATCCTCAACAGCTATAAAGATGAACTCAAATCATTAAAATACAAAACAGATAAAGAAGAAGCCGAGTATAAAAGAATTGTAGAACTTTACACGCTCATAGAAAAAGAGGAAAAACTTATAAAGTCTGCTAAAAAGCATATAAAAAGAGTGAAAAAAGTAGAGTATGTCAAGCGTGATGCTGTCAAAAAAATCATCGCTGCATGGATCATTACCGTTCCGGCTGCTGCCATTCTCTCCGGACTTCTATTTTTTACTATCCGAGGAATAATGCTTTAGAGTTTTAAAAGAGTCTCTTGTACTCTTAAAGCCTGTGCATGTTCATAGACATCATGCACACGTAAAATAGAAGCACCATTTCTAAAAGCTTCAAGATGCAGAGCCAGCGTGCCGGCTAATCTCTTCTCGACCGGTGAAGGAAATATCTTATCAATCATTGACTTGCGTGAGGCACCAAATAAAATCGGCTTTTGCAATGAGAGAAAATGTTCCAGGTTTTTCAGCAGCATCAAATTATCTTCAAGCCTTTTTCCAAAACCTATGCCGACATCAAGTACAATATCTTCGATACCAAATGATTCCGCTTTTGCTATGCGCGTTTGAAAAAAACTGTAAACCTCATCCAATACATCCTCGTAGTAAGGATCGTTCTGCATCATCTGCGGCGTTCCCTGCATATGCATAATAACAACTTGGGCTTTATACTTTGCCACTACTTCACAAACTGCATCGTTTTGTAAGCCTGTTATGTCGTTAACGATGCGAAAACCATGTTGCAGAGCATACTCAATAACTGCAGGCTCATACGAATCTATACTGAAATCCACACATTCATAGAGCTTTTTCTCTGCAATCAGATCACAGACAGGACGAACCCTTTTGAGCTCTTCCTCTACTGAAACGACAGGAGCATTGGGACGAGAGGAGACGCCTCCGATGTCAATGATGTCAGCACCCTCTTCTATCATAGCTTCTATTTTCTTGATAGCATCACTGCTTTGAAACCTGCTGCTGCTAAAAAAGCTGTCATCATTGGCATTGATAACACCCATAATTTTGGCCGTGTGAGGCTTTTGTATCTGTGTATAGATTTTGAGCTGTTTTGCCAGATCTTTAAGGCCAAATGGCTGAGCGAGTTCTTTGCGTGAGAGAACTTCAAGCTCTTTTGTCGTTGCAATCAAAAGGCAGTCCACTCTTTGTGTTTTTGCTACAACCGTTCCCCGTGGTACTGCCAGATCTGCACCGACAGAAAGGGCATCCTGTTTTAAAATATTCGCAGCGCCGACATGCAGATCCTTAATAGCTATCAAGTGCACTTTTGCTTTTGCGCTCAATATGCTTACACCGCCGTTGTCCACATCAAGCTTTTTAAGATACTGCTTTATATCTATCTCTGAAGAGAGCTTCTCTACAATCATCCTCTCTCTCCCGTAAAACTCATCAGTAGCATTGCAAAGACTGACTGTGCCCGGGCATTGAGATCAAGCAGTCTGTAAGCTTTATCGAAATTATCCAGTTGTCTCTCGCTCAAGATCAGTTTATCAACTACTGTTGCTCTATAGTAAAGGGCTTCAACAAGCCCTTTTGCTTCATTCTTTGACACACGGGCATTTGCCTTTAAAAAATCAAATATCTCTTTATAATCAATCTTTGCAAGATGAATATCTAAAACTTCTTTTTGGTGTGTCTGCTCGACTTTTAGTATAGGCAGTCTTGATCGTACCGTTGGGAGAAGATTGGATTTTGTTGGAGAGATGATGATAAATTCTATATTTTTTGGTGGTTCTTCGAGAAGTTTGAGCAGAGAGTTTTGCGCTACTGTCGTAAATTCCACTGCCGCTATGATGATGTACTTTGTTTCAGATTCACTGATGTACGCTTCGGCAGTGACAAGTTTGGCATGTTCAATCTTAAAATTCTCTTCGAAAAAAGAGACGACACGCAATGGTTTTAACGTACTCTCCAGCCGTTCAATCTCCTGCTCTATCTCTGATGCAATGAGGATATGTCCTTTGAGTTTATCAGGAGCCTGCATCGACCTCTCCAAACATCGTTGCACTTAACGAAGCATCAAAAAGACGGTAGAGCTGTAGAAGTTTGATGTCTAAAACAGGATCATAAGATTTCAGCGTAAAAGCATTGTTGAAATCTTCATCAAAGATCCAAAAATAACTCTCATCTTTTCTTTTGGCGATATCACTGCGTTTATCATCACCTTTACCGATATACCAAAAGAAATAATCATCTTTATAAGAAAGCGATATCATATCATCGAGCATATCTATCATCTCACCGCCACTGAGACTGTTATAGTGCGGATAGACACTGTCTATACTGATAATAGGAATAAGAGGACGATCCAAAGAGATGGAATTTATAGAGCTGATTATATACTGTTCCAGCCATTTTCTCTTCTCATCCGTGATCAGGATGACTGTTTTGCCGTTTAAAATCTGTTCAAGTGCAAAGGCTGTCGTTTTGGACCACTCAAAGCGGTACTCTTCAAGCCATGAAAGGCTTCCGCCCTCTTCACGAATAGCATCCAGACTCCATTGGGCAAAATCGAGTACCATAACTTACTTATCTAACTCGTATGCATTATGCAGGCTGCGTACTGCAAGCTCTGCATACTTTTCATCAATGACCATTGAGACTTTTATCTCAGAAGTTGAGATCATATTTATATTGATATTCTCTTTTGCCATTGTTGAAAAAGCGAGTGCCGCAACACCTGCGTGAGACTTCATACCGACACCCACGACAGAGACCTTACAGATATCTTCATTATATGAATCATCTTTTACTTCTCCGTTTTTAACGAATGTATCGACAACCATTTTAGCATCATGCAAATCACCGACAGGAACAGTAAAGTCAATGTTTGTTGTATCATCTACCGCCTTGTTTTGAATGATCATGTCAACATTGACCTCAGCATCAGCCAATGCATTGAAAATATCAGAAGCAATTCCCGGTCTGTCTTTGACACCCATTAAAGAGATGCGAGCCTGGTTTCTATCGAGTGCGATTCCGCTGACAAGTGGTTTTTCCATAATGTTTTCTTCCTTTGTGATTAATGTTCCCTCTTCATCGCTGAAGCTGCTTCGTGTTACTAAGTTTACATTGAGTTTTTTTGCAAGTTCTACCGAACGGTTCTGCAGTACTTTTGCACCGAGACTTGCGAGTTCCAGCATCTCATCATACGAGATGCGCTCAAGCTTCTTTGCTTTTGGTTCTATGCGCGGATCTGTTGTAAAGATTCCCGTCACATCGGTATATATCTCACACAGATCAGCCTTTAGTGCACCGGCAATTGCAACAGCTGAGAGATCACTCCCGCCACGGCCGAGTGTAGTAACATCACCATTGGTATTTACACCTTGAAAACCTGCGACAACTATGATCTTGCCTTTATCAAGCGCACTTTTCATTGTTTTTGGATTGATCTCCTCGATACGTGCTTTTGTATGGTGCTTGTCTGTTACAATACCTGCTTTTCTTCCCGTCATCGCTTCAGCATCAAAACCCATCTCCTGAAGTGCGATGGAGAGTAAAGCAGCCGTTACGCGCTCTCCTGAGCTCAGCAGCATATCCATCTCAGCACGTGCAGGATTGTCGGAAAAATGCTCCGCATACCCTACAAGCTTATTTGTCTCACCGCTCATGGCCGATACGACAACCACAACATCATTGCCTGCTTTTTTTGTCTCTGCCACACGATTGGCTACGTTTTGAATGCGTTCCAGGTCACCGACACTTGTCCCGCCGAATTTTTGAACAATCAACATCTACAGTAATCCCTCTTTTTTGAAATAATTTATCACCGTCTCATACACGGGCTTCTTAAAATGTGCCGTAAAATCAAGAACCTTATCAACATCTACAAACTTATAATTTATAAACTCCGGATGTTTCGTAGCGAGATTTATCTTTGCATCTTTACCAAGTTTCAGTAAAAAGTAACGCTGTGTCTGCCCTTTGTACGGTTTCATTTTTTTCGCTATCTTGTCCGGAAAATCATAACTGATCCACTCCGGATACTCAGCCACAATCTCAGCCGCATCCGTACCTATCTCCTCTTCCATCTCACGAAAAAGAGCCTCTTTAACCTCTTCACCTTTATCAATTCCACCCTGCGGAAACTGCCAGATGTCAGTTAAATCGTTACGCTGTGCGATAAATATCTCTTTTTTATCCGGATAGTTCTCCGATAAAATTATCATCGCAACATTAGGACGATATTTGTCATTTTTACTCATACCAACACCTATTTTAAATTACCGCGATTATACAAAAGATGCGATTAAAGTAAGTTTATCTTGTTATAATTTTGCCATGCTTTTATATATTCATATTCCATTTTGTGACTCCAAATGCTCCTACTGTGCTTTTAATTCCTATGTAGATAAATTTCATCTCAAATCCAGCTATATGCAGGCCCTTTATAAACAGCTCTCTTTTGAACTTGATCGCTTTGAAGCAACAGACAATTCCATCGAGACGGTTTTTATAGGAGGCGGAACACCTTCTACCGTTTCACCCAAACTCTATGAACCTATCTTTGATCTTATCAGACCTTATCTCACGCAAGATGCAGAGATAACAAGCGAGGCAAATCCAAACAGCGCAACACGGGAGTGGCAACAGGGAATGAAAGATCTCGGAGTCAACCGTCTCAGCTTTGGCGTGCAGAGTTTTAATGCAGCAAAACTCAAACTACTCAATCGTGCGCACACACCGCAAATGGCAAAAGAGGCAATCACTCACGCAAGGGAGATCGGTTTTGAAAATATCTCCCTTGATCTTATCTATGCAACACTCGGCGACACAAAAGAGCTGCTTGAAAATGATCTGCGTGAGGCCTTTTCACTCCCTATAAACCATCTCAGCGCTTATGCGCTTACTATTGAAGAAGGAACTGCTTTTGAGACAAAACCGCAAATGGCAAAAGAGCACTTGGATCTGACACAATGGATATTTCAAAACATCCAAGAACATAGATTTGAGCAGTATGAGATCAGTAATTTCGGTTCGTACCGTTCCAAACACAATCTTGGATATTGGAAATATAAAGATTATATTGGTGCCGGTGCCGGTGCCGTAGGCAAAAAAGATAACGAACGGTTCTATCCCTCTTGTGATATTGAATGCTACATCAACAATCCAATAAAGATGCGCGTTGAAACGCTCAGTGAAGAGGATGCAAGACTTGAAAAGATATTTTTAGGTTTTCGCTCCTGTATCGGTGTTTCAAAAGAGGTTTTAAGTGATGAAGAAAAAGTTAGAGCCTCTGTTTTGATTGATGAGAAGAAACTGCTCCTGCGTGAGGGAGTTTTATACAATCCAGACTATCTTTTAGCAGATGAACTTGCCCTCTTTTTAACCTCTTGAAGATTATTTAATCATTCTTTGGATAAAATTCAGAACTAAAAACCAATATGAAGGCTAATTATGTTTGGAATGGGGTTTACTGAGATACTTCTCATCGCCGTTATTGCAATTCTTTTTTTAGGTCCAGACAAACTGCCAAGTACAATGATAGAAATTGCTAAATTTTTCAGAAGTGTTAAAAGCACCATTGGCTCGGTCAAAGACTCACTAGAAGAAGAGATGAATGTTACAGGTATCAAACAAGAAGCGTTGGCATATAAAGAAGAGCTTTTAAAAGCAAGTGAAAGTGTCCATAAAGCGACAAATGTCCATGCAAATCTTGGGGCTGAGATTGACAATATTCTCAATGATGACGAACCGACAGCAGAAGTTGCCGCTCCACAAGCTAAAAAAACACCAAAAGAGCCTCAGGAAGTAACTTTTAAAAAAAAGAAAAAGAAAAAAAGTAAGCCTTCAGAAGAAAAATTAGAAGATAAAGAAGAAAATACAGATGTTTGATGAATTACGACCGCACTTAGTAGAACTCAGAAAAAGGCTTGCCATCTCTGCTGCAAGTCTCATTGTAATGTTTTTTGCAATGTTTTATTTTCATGAACCGCTTTTAAACTGGATGGTAGCACCACTCAATGATGCACTTGTTGAAGTCGGTAAGGTCTCTGTCAATGCAGCTAACGGAATGGTTACGACTTCTCAGGTCGGTGGCGCTTTTTTTGTTGCACTAAAAGTCTCTTTCTTTGCGGCAATCGTCGCGGCACTGCCTATCATCCTTTCTCAAATCTGGCTTTTTATAGCACCGGGACTTTATGCACATGAGAAGAAGATGCTCATTCCTTTCATCATCGGTGGAACGACTATGTTCATCGTTGGTGTCCTTTTTGCCTACTACATTGTAACGCCATTCGGATTTGATTTTCTCATCACATTCGGTTCTTTTAAATTCACACCGCTCATCAATATCGAAGATTATGTCGGATTTTTTACAAAGATTATGTTTGGTTTCGGACTGGCTTTTGAGCTGCCGATATTCGCTTACTTCTTAGCACTTCTCGGACTCGTTGATGACAGACAGATGACAGCATTTTTTAAATACGCCATCGTCATTATTTTTATTGTCGCAGCACTGCTCACACCTCCTGATGTCCTCACGCAGCTGCTAATGGCAGGACCGTTGATCATTCTTTACGGAATTTCTATCATCATTGTAAAACTGGTCAATCCGGCAAAACCGGAAGAAGATGACGAAGATGAAGATATAGATGATGAACAAGAGAGTGAAGAAATCACGGCGACAATTGCTGAAGAATCACAAGAGCCAAAACAAGATTAAAGACGTGTCCATAGACAAAGAACTCCTCACGCAGAGCTATGATTTCATCCTTCCGGATGAACTCATAGCCACACATCCTGCACATCCTCGTGACCATGCTAAACTATTAGTCTATAATAGAGCTTCAAACTCCATCACACACACTTACTTTTATGAGCTTGAAAAATATCTTCCAAAAGAGTGTGCACTTATCTTTAATGATACCAAGGTTATCAAAGCGAGACTTTTTGGGCACAAAACAAGCGGTGGGAAAGTAGAACTGCTCATTAACAGAGCACTCAATGCACATGATGTCAATGTCTATATCCGGGGAAAAGTAAAAGAAGGGACAAAACTGCACTTCGGTGAAGCTCTTGATGCAGAGGTAAAGGAGCTGCGTGAGGATGGCAGCCGTATTGTTAACTTTTATAGAAACGGCACACTGTTACGCTTTGAAGAGATTCTGCCTGTCATCGATAAAATAGGCCATATTCCACTGCCTCCTTACATAAACAGAGAAGACAATGAAGAAGATGCAAATGAGTACCAGAGTGTTTTTGCCAATGAAGAAGGTGCCGTAGCCGCACCGACAGCCTCACTGCACTTCACGCAGGAGCAACACGAGCGAATATGCAAAAACTTCAGACACGCCTATGTTACCTTGCATGTCGGCAGCGGAACATTCAAACCTGTTGAAGCCGAAGTAATAACAGAACATCCCATGCACGCAGAATATTATGCCATTTCTGATGAAGCCAAAGAGCTGCTTGACTCTACTGTGCCAATTCTCTGCGTGGGAACGACATCAACGCGTACTGTAGAATTCTATGAAAAGCATGGCAAGGTACAAGCGGGAGAAGCCAACCTCTTTTTACATCCAAAGAACAGACCTAGCCGTGTCAATCATCTGCTTACAAATTTCCACCTGCCAAAATCAACACTTTTAATGCTCGTAGCATCTTTTGTAGGACTGCAAAAAACAAAAGAGCTTTATGAGGAAGCTATAAAAGAG
Proteins encoded in this window:
- the hemW gene encoding radical SAM family heme chaperone HemW, with translation MLLYIHIPFCDSKCSYCAFNSYVDKFHLKSSYMQALYKQLSFELDRFEATDNSIETVFIGGGTPSTVSPKLYEPIFDLIRPYLTQDAEITSEANPNSATREWQQGMKDLGVNRLSFGVQSFNAAKLKLLNRAHTPQMAKEAITHAREIGFENISLDLIYATLGDTKELLENDLREAFSLPINHLSAYALTIEEGTAFETKPQMAKEHLDLTQWIFQNIQEHRFEQYEISNFGSYRSKHNLGYWKYKDYIGAGAGAVGKKDNERFYPSCDIECYINNPIKMRVETLSEEDARLEKIFLGFRSCIGVSKEVLSDEEKVRASVLIDEKKLLLREGVLYNPDYLLADELALFLTS
- a CDS encoding HobA family DNA replication regulator: MVLDFAQWSLDAIREEGGSLSWLEEYRFEWSKTTAFALEQILNGKTVILITDEKRKWLEQYIISSINSISLDRPLIPIISIDSVYPHYNSLSGGEMIDMLDDMISLSYKDDYFFWYIGKGDDKRSDIAKRKDESYFWIFDEDFNNAFTLKSYDPVLDIKLLQLYRLFDASLSATMFGEVDAGS
- a CDS encoding inorganic phosphate transporter, coding for MEIETISKLEKEALKKSGTDFTRIGLALFFMIGVLTYTFLSSGGISDNMFLAVAAFIGAYMAMNIGANDVANNVGPAVGSRAMTMTMAIIIAAVFEAGGALIAGGEVVKTIKKGIIDIAAFGGNPDPFIWAMMAALLAAALWLNFATAMKAPVSTTHSIVGGVMGAGIAAAGFSIVSWSTMAKIVASWIISPLLGGLIAAAFLFAIKKSIVFKENKVEAAKEYVPIFVALMSWAFITYLVIKGLKKIWPQIIEIVNTIPLISLEITKKPSFVTALIIGAVIGVVIYFILKRKLSSHKGLENSKESVNTLFTIPLIFAAALLSFAHGANDVANAIGPLAAINDAVVNGGISSKASIPLWVMGVGAFGIALGLALYGPKLIRTVGSEITELDQIRAFSIAMAASITVIIASQLGLPVSSTHIAIGGVFGVGFLREWLQLTETTTTIEEDRELIEDEKNILNSYKDELKSLKYKTDKEEAEYKRIVELYTLIEKEEKLIKSAKKHIKRVKKVEYVKRDAVKKIIAAWIITVPAAAILSGLLFFTIRGIML
- the tatC gene encoding twin-arginine translocase subunit TatC: MFDELRPHLVELRKRLAISAASLIVMFFAMFYFHEPLLNWMVAPLNDALVEVGKVSVNAANGMVTTSQVGGAFFVALKVSFFAAIVAALPIILSQIWLFIAPGLYAHEKKMLIPFIIGGTTMFIVGVLFAYYIVTPFGFDFLITFGSFKFTPLINIEDYVGFFTKIMFGFGLAFELPIFAYFLALLGLVDDRQMTAFFKYAIVIIFIVAALLTPPDVLTQLLMAGPLIILYGISIIIVKLVNPAKPEEDDEDEDIDDEQESEEITATIAEESQEPKQD
- the folP gene encoding dihydropteroate synthase, with translation MIVEKLSSEIDIKQYLKKLDVDNGGVSILSAKAKVHLIAIKDLHVGAANILKQDALSVGADLAVPRGTVVAKTQRVDCLLIATTKELEVLSRKELAQPFGLKDLAKQLKIYTQIQKPHTAKIMGVINANDDSFFSSSRFQSSDAIKKIEAMIEEGADIIDIGGVSSRPNAPVVSVEEELKRVRPVCDLIAEKKLYECVDFSIDSYEPAVIEYALQHGFRIVNDITGLQNDAVCEVVAKYKAQVVIMHMQGTPQMMQNDPYYEDVLDEVYSFFQTRIAKAESFGIEDIVLDVGIGFGKRLEDNLMLLKNLEHFLSLQKPILFGASRKSMIDKIFPSPVEKRLAGTLALHLEAFRNGASILRVHDVYEHAQALRVQETLLKL
- a CDS encoding RNA pyrophosphohydrolase is translated as MSKNDKYRPNVAMIILSENYPDKKEIFIAQRNDLTDIWQFPQGGIDKGEEVKEALFREMEEEIGTDAAEIVAEYPEWISYDFPDKIAKKMKPYKGQTQRYFLLKLGKDAKINLATKHPEFINYKFVDVDKVLDFTAHFKKPVYETVINYFKKEGLL
- a CDS encoding DNA polymerase III subunit delta', with the protein product MQAPDKLKGHILIASEIEQEIERLESTLKPLRVVSFFEENFKIEHAKLVTAEAYISESETKYIIIAAVEFTTVAQNSLLKLLEEPPKNIEFIIISPTKSNLLPTVRSRLPILKVEQTHQKEVLDIHLAKIDYKEIFDFLKANARVSKNEAKGLVEALYYRATVVDKLILSERQLDNFDKAYRLLDLNARAQSVFAMLLMSFTGERG
- a CDS encoding peptidylprolyl isomerase → MLQKLFFTFLLLLNVNLFAKTNPHVILETTQGKIELELFSDTAPLAVENFITHVKEGYYNGIAFHRIIHNFMIQGGDPTETGRGGESIWHKEFKDEFAPNLVFDKAGILAMANRGPNTNGSQFFITTAPAPWLNGGYTIFGKVVDNASMKTVMKLNNVATTGRSGGDRPLERQEIIKAYIKQ
- a CDS encoding aspartate kinase, with the translated sequence MLIVQKFGGTSVGDLERIQNVANRVAETKKAGNDVVVVVSAMSGETNKLVGYAEHFSDNPARAEMDMLLSSGERVTAALLSIALQEMGFDAEAMTGRKAGIVTDKHHTKARIEEINPKTMKSALDKGKIIVVAGFQGVNTNGDVTTLGRGGSDLSAVAIAGALKADLCEIYTDVTGIFTTDPRIEPKAKKLERISYDEMLELASLGAKVLQNRSVELAKKLNVNLVTRSSFSDEEGTLITKEENIMEKPLVSGIALDRNQARISLMGVKDRPGIASDIFNALADAEVNVDMIIQNKAVDDTTNIDFTVPVGDLHDAKMVVDTFVKNGEVKDDSYNEDICKVSVVGVGMKSHAGVAALAFSTMAKENININMISTSEIKVSMVIDEKYAELAVRSLHNAYELDK
- the queA gene encoding tRNA preQ1(34) S-adenosylmethionine ribosyltransferase-isomerase QueA is translated as MLKNHKSQNKIKDVSIDKELLTQSYDFILPDELIATHPAHPRDHAKLLVYNRASNSITHTYFYELEKYLPKECALIFNDTKVIKARLFGHKTSGGKVELLINRALNAHDVNVYIRGKVKEGTKLHFGEALDAEVKELREDGSRIVNFYRNGTLLRFEEILPVIDKIGHIPLPPYINREDNEEDANEYQSVFANEEGAVAAPTASLHFTQEQHERICKNFRHAYVTLHVGSGTFKPVEAEVITEHPMHAEYYAISDEAKELLDSTVPILCVGTTSTRTVEFYEKHGKVQAGEANLFLHPKNRPSRVNHLLTNFHLPKSTLLMLVASFVGLQKTKELYEEAIKEKYRFYSYGDVMLIL
- the tatB gene encoding Sec-independent protein translocase protein TatB, giving the protein MFGMGFTEILLIAVIAILFLGPDKLPSTMIEIAKFFRSVKSTIGSVKDSLEEEMNVTGIKQEALAYKEELLKASESVHKATNVHANLGAEIDNILNDDEPTAEVAAPQAKKTPKEPQEVTFKKKKKKKSKPSEEKLEDKEENTDV